In Vibrio rumoiensis, one genomic interval encodes:
- the dcuC gene encoding C4-dicarboxylate transporter DcuC — protein sequence MVALLALPIVFGAGLLITKKYNTQAVLFGTGLLMMLIGAFSGHVDFVPKGTASSGSVFVDFFLAIKAISSGTLAKLGLIIMAVGGFSKYMGHIGAANALVSIATKPLSMIKNPYIILALSYLLGQSLNVFIPSAVGLAMLLLVALYPVLVGIGCTPASVAAVLATTACLDLGPASGTANKAAEVIGIDAASYFIEHQLFIGVITALVIAALHFVSQKYFDKKDAEKGVEYELQAKEIEVRDAPTWFAFLPILPLFMLLAFSKFAITSVKIDVVTAMFISLAIAMLCDFIYSRDGRKVADSLKVYLKGMGDVFSSVVSLIIAAQTFVVGLTAIGFIDGLLHLSSHLGFGYMMMVLLMIAIIGITSFLSGSGNAAFYSFSNLAPDVAAQVGVSTAALALPMQLSAGIFRSFSPVSGVVIACAGVANIPPTELVKRTFIPMVGGLLTVILVTFLGA from the coding sequence ATGGTTGCTTTACTTGCGTTACCTATTGTATTTGGTGCGGGTCTCCTGATCACAAAAAAATATAATACTCAAGCGGTGCTATTTGGTACTGGGCTATTAATGATGTTAATTGGTGCTTTTTCAGGCCACGTTGATTTTGTGCCTAAAGGGACAGCTAGCTCTGGCTCTGTGTTTGTCGATTTCTTCTTAGCAATTAAAGCCATAAGTTCCGGCACATTAGCGAAACTTGGCCTTATCATTATGGCTGTCGGGGGTTTTTCAAAATACATGGGCCATATTGGCGCGGCTAATGCTTTGGTATCGATTGCCACCAAGCCACTATCCATGATTAAAAATCCTTACATCATTTTGGCATTAAGCTATTTATTAGGCCAAAGTTTAAACGTATTTATACCAAGTGCTGTTGGCCTTGCCATGTTGCTATTGGTTGCGCTTTACCCAGTTTTAGTAGGCATAGGTTGTACTCCCGCCTCGGTTGCTGCTGTGCTAGCAACAACAGCTTGTCTTGATTTAGGTCCTGCATCTGGCACCGCCAACAAAGCGGCAGAAGTCATTGGTATTGATGCTGCAAGTTACTTTATTGAACATCAACTATTTATTGGCGTAATTACCGCACTAGTGATCGCTGCACTACACTTCGTATCACAAAAATATTTCGATAAGAAAGATGCAGAAAAAGGCGTTGAATATGAACTGCAAGCCAAAGAAATTGAGGTGCGCGATGCTCCTACATGGTTTGCTTTCTTACCTATTTTGCCTCTATTCATGCTTTTGGCTTTCAGTAAATTCGCTATTACCTCAGTCAAAATTGATGTCGTAACCGCTATGTTTATTTCATTGGCCATCGCGATGTTATGTGACTTTATATACTCTCGTGATGGCCGCAAAGTTGCGGATTCACTTAAAGTGTATTTAAAAGGAATGGGTGATGTTTTTTCTAGTGTTGTCTCTTTAATTATTGCAGCACAAACCTTCGTGGTTGGCTTAACAGCAATTGGCTTTATCGATGGATTATTACACTTATCATCGCACCTTGGTTTTGGTTATATGATGATGGTATTACTGATGATTGCCATTATTGGTATTACTTCTTTCTTATCAGGCTCTGGTAACGCAGCATTTTATAGTTTTTCTAACTTAGCTCCTGATGTTGCAGCACAAGTTGGCGTATCAACTGCCGCACTTGCCCTACCAATGCAATTATCTGCGGGTATCTTCCGCTCATTCTCACCGGTTTCAGGAGTTGTCATTGCCTGTGCAGGGGTTGCAAACATTCCGCCAACAGAGCTAGTAAAACGTACTTTTATCCCTATGGTTGGTGGGTTGTTAACCGTTATTCTAGTGACGTTCCTTGGTGCTTAA
- the dhaK gene encoding dihydroxyacetone kinase subunit DhaK, with protein MKKLINQVDDVVLQQMEGLALSRPELKANYEPRYMWHEETPGQVALVSGGGCGHEPLHAGFIGKGMLTGACPGEVFTSPTPDQMYECGNQVNTGEGVLFIIKNYTGDVLNFETAVELLHTDGIKVGSVLVDDDVAVKDSLYTAGRRGVAGTVLVEKLVGAAANKGYSLEQCEALARRVNNHCRSFGVALNACVVPAAGKPSFVLEDDEVEFGVGIHGEPGIKRVKYTDVDTLVDEMFTEVAENTPYQRTLRIWNRDEGEWGEVESSIEPFAAEHDYIVMVNGMGGTPTSELYGVYRRLAHNCEQAGFRIVRNMVGNFCTSLDMEGVSITLLKADKEMLELFDAPVDTAAIKW; from the coding sequence ATGAAAAAGTTAATTAACCAAGTCGATGATGTTGTATTGCAGCAAATGGAAGGCCTGGCATTGTCCCGCCCTGAGCTAAAAGCCAACTACGAGCCTCGTTACATGTGGCATGAGGAAACGCCGGGGCAAGTGGCATTGGTTTCTGGTGGTGGCTGTGGTCATGAACCTTTGCACGCAGGTTTTATTGGTAAAGGCATGCTGACAGGCGCCTGCCCTGGTGAGGTATTTACTTCACCTACGCCTGATCAAATGTACGAATGTGGCAACCAAGTGAATACTGGAGAAGGCGTGCTATTTATCATTAAAAACTACACCGGCGACGTATTGAATTTTGAAACGGCCGTGGAGCTGCTTCATACCGATGGCATCAAAGTTGGGTCGGTGTTGGTGGATGACGATGTTGCGGTCAAAGACAGCTTGTATACCGCTGGTCGCCGTGGCGTTGCTGGAACGGTATTGGTTGAGAAGTTAGTTGGGGCTGCCGCGAACAAAGGTTATTCGTTGGAGCAATGTGAAGCTCTGGCTCGTCGCGTTAATAATCACTGTCGCTCATTTGGCGTGGCGCTTAATGCTTGTGTTGTGCCAGCGGCGGGTAAACCATCTTTTGTTCTGGAAGATGATGAAGTGGAGTTTGGTGTTGGTATCCATGGTGAACCAGGTATCAAGCGAGTGAAATACACCGATGTCGATACGTTAGTGGATGAAATGTTTACTGAAGTTGCTGAAAACACACCTTATCAGCGCACTTTGCGTATTTGGAATCGTGACGAAGGTGAATGGGGTGAAGTGGAATCCAGCATTGAGCCTTTTGCTGCTGAACACGACTACATTGTGATGGTGAATGGTATGGGTGGTACGCCAACTTCAGAGCTTTACGGGGTGTACCGCCGTCTTGCTCATAACTGCGAGCAAGCGGGGTTCCGTATCGTGCGTAATATGGTTGGTAACTTCTGTACGTCACTCGATATGGAAGGCGTTTCAATTACGTTGCTGAAAGCAGATAAAGAGATGTTGGAGCTGTTTGATGCTCCTGTCGATACGGCCGCGATCAAGTGGTAA
- the ptsP gene encoding phosphoenolpyruvate--protein phosphotransferase — MVGIVVVSHSRRLAEGVAELATQMTQGKAKLAIAAGIDDPENPIGTDAIAVMEAIEQVHDQQGVVVLMDLGSALLSTEMALDLIDDHVRENVTLISAPIVEGTMAASVAAAAGLPLSTVVEEAQNALSVKREHLGDQLLTSAEIAPVSENFEQERTFDWVVQNPNGLHARPAAAIVGALAPFDCQLWLKKGERRVNAKSLNSIAKLGVRSQETITLCALGSQSSEAIKEFEALASEHFGEKEAVEQGIIESEESTDTLLDDMVPNQIEGAVVGLRVNDGIATAPVVLFTHEMPVVPERDFQSEQDEIERVKHAIGVVVQHLQEQAKQPKGEIFSAHSMMLSDPELWASVESRIQTGMIAEQAWIESLQTLADEFRQAESQYMREREADVHDIARQVMVEMTGVTPNAIDIKEPSILLARDLMPSDVAGLDKSKVLGICLSEGGKTSHSAILARAMGIPAIVKAQGCLDAVRAGQVVTIDGFRGHLWFSPSDAVQQELEAQQIEWQNSRQSALASAQQAAVTCDGVHIPVFANIGGPKDIDDALTSGAEGVGLFRTEFLFQNSDELPTEEAQYQVYRDIAAALGDKPLTIRSLDVGGDKPLVAYPMPAEDNPFLGLRGVRLCLQHESLFTAQLRAILRAFHEQPNIQLMIPMVAQVEEVRKVKALLAHQANQLGLDATHLPVGIMIEVPAAVLNADALAQEVDFFSIGTNDLTQYVMAADRGNAAVAELVNYFEPSVLKAIELTCAAGDRAGIPVSMCGEMAGDPNATETLLRVGLRKFSASSSMLPGLKAQIRQLSVDV; from the coding sequence ATGGTGGGAATTGTAGTTGTATCTCATAGTCGTCGCCTTGCAGAAGGGGTGGCCGAACTTGCCACCCAAATGACGCAAGGCAAAGCCAAGCTTGCGATTGCGGCTGGGATTGATGATCCAGAGAACCCGATCGGAACCGATGCCATAGCCGTGATGGAAGCGATTGAGCAGGTACATGATCAACAAGGGGTTGTTGTGTTGATGGATCTTGGCAGCGCGTTGCTTAGCACGGAAATGGCTCTGGATCTGATTGATGATCATGTGAGGGAAAATGTCACCCTTATCTCGGCCCCCATTGTTGAAGGGACCATGGCGGCGTCGGTGGCTGCTGCTGCCGGGCTACCTTTATCGACGGTAGTCGAAGAGGCACAGAATGCGTTAAGCGTAAAACGGGAGCACCTTGGTGATCAGCTACTAACATCCGCTGAGATAGCGCCAGTATCAGAGAACTTTGAGCAAGAACGGACATTTGATTGGGTAGTGCAAAATCCGAATGGATTACATGCTCGTCCCGCTGCGGCCATTGTTGGTGCACTCGCGCCTTTTGACTGCCAATTATGGTTGAAAAAAGGCGAGCGCCGTGTAAACGCGAAAAGCTTAAACAGCATTGCGAAACTTGGCGTTCGTAGCCAAGAGACGATCACGCTGTGCGCACTCGGCTCTCAATCCAGTGAAGCAATCAAGGAATTTGAAGCCTTAGCTAGTGAGCACTTCGGAGAAAAAGAGGCGGTTGAGCAAGGCATTATCGAATCTGAAGAGAGCACGGATACTTTGCTCGATGACATGGTCCCTAATCAGATTGAAGGTGCTGTTGTTGGTCTTCGAGTCAATGACGGTATCGCTACTGCTCCAGTTGTCCTTTTTACTCATGAAATGCCAGTTGTGCCTGAACGTGATTTCCAAAGTGAACAAGATGAAATTGAACGGGTTAAGCATGCGATAGGCGTGGTTGTTCAACATTTGCAGGAGCAAGCGAAGCAGCCGAAAGGGGAAATATTTTCTGCTCATAGCATGATGCTCAGTGACCCAGAATTATGGGCATCGGTTGAGTCGCGAATTCAAACGGGCATGATAGCCGAGCAAGCTTGGATAGAATCACTGCAAACGTTAGCCGACGAGTTTCGCCAGGCTGAAAGCCAGTACATGCGGGAACGCGAAGCTGATGTGCATGATATCGCACGCCAGGTTATGGTTGAAATGACAGGTGTAACGCCTAATGCCATCGACATTAAGGAACCGAGTATTTTGTTGGCCCGCGATCTGATGCCTTCTGATGTGGCCGGGCTTGATAAATCGAAAGTGCTTGGTATCTGTTTGAGTGAGGGAGGGAAAACCTCTCACAGTGCGATTCTTGCTCGTGCGATGGGGATTCCTGCCATCGTTAAAGCTCAGGGCTGCCTTGATGCTGTGCGTGCTGGTCAAGTGGTGACTATTGATGGCTTTCGAGGGCATTTATGGTTCTCTCCTTCAGATGCCGTACAGCAGGAATTAGAAGCTCAGCAAATTGAGTGGCAAAACTCACGACAAAGTGCACTAGCGAGTGCTCAGCAAGCCGCAGTCACCTGTGATGGTGTCCATATTCCAGTATTCGCCAATATTGGTGGACCGAAAGATATTGATGATGCACTAACATCAGGAGCTGAGGGCGTTGGTCTATTCCGGACTGAGTTTCTATTTCAAAACAGTGATGAGTTGCCGACTGAGGAAGCGCAATACCAAGTGTATCGTGATATTGCCGCCGCACTTGGTGATAAGCCACTTACGATTCGTAGTCTAGATGTTGGCGGTGATAAGCCTTTAGTCGCTTACCCTATGCCAGCGGAAGATAATCCATTTTTAGGTCTGAGAGGGGTGCGGTTGTGCCTTCAACATGAGTCATTGTTTACCGCCCAACTTCGAGCCATTCTGAGAGCCTTTCACGAGCAACCGAATATTCAATTGATGATACCGATGGTGGCTCAGGTTGAAGAAGTGAGAAAAGTAAAAGCGCTGTTGGCACATCAAGCAAACCAACTCGGCTTGGATGCGACTCATTTGCCTGTCGGTATTATGATTGAGGTACCCGCCGCGGTATTAAATGCAGATGCGTTAGCACAAGAAGTCGACTTTTTCTCTATTGGCACCAATGATTTGACTCAATATGTTATGGCAGCCGATCGAGGCAACGCTGCCGTTGCTGAATTGGTGAACTACTTTGAACCATCGGTACTAAAAGCCATTGAACTCACTTGTGCAGCAGGCGATCGCGCGGGCATACCGGTCAGTATGTGCGGTGAGATGGCTGGTGATCCAAATGCCACAGAAACATTACTTCGTGTTGGGTTACGAAAATTCAGCGCCAGTTCGAGTATGCTACCGGGACTAAAAGCGCAGATTCGTCAGTTGTCTGTCGATGTTTAA
- a CDS encoding class-II fumarase/aspartase family protein, whose amino-acid sequence MLGQNTSVFDSDLYSPLFTQKEMKQVWSDTNLIHCWLRFETAIAKVQAQLGIIPSEAAEAIKQACETIEIDWQRLSADTESVGMAIKPLIDQVCEHGDDQVKQYLHWGCTTQDLLDTSLAMRLKQSLTIIRRQLHELGEQLKSMAIEHKDTVCVARTNSMDALPTTWGLQVSSYLQEISRHIVRLDALHSRATTGMYGGAVGNLSSIGSQGLSVRKALFIELELTQPQGLNNGSLDNIVEVVQFFALIHGSLCRIANDVETMGRASIAELREGEGGGGSSTMPHKANPRASNIIQTLSRMGWMYASSAPNMMDQQDLRAASMRMLNWSLVPESALTVSTSLERAIRLIKHLIVNEQTMKDNFAASRNFIMSEAVMMTLAKKVGRNNSYLALKDAVAQAATTDSLEQALRATSSISDILTDQEIAEACNPQNYLGCNQELIQEAIQQFEQVAP is encoded by the coding sequence ATGCTAGGACAAAATACATCGGTTTTTGATTCCGACCTTTATTCTCCTTTATTTACTCAAAAAGAAATGAAGCAAGTTTGGTCGGATACCAATCTCATCCATTGCTGGCTACGCTTTGAAACCGCTATTGCCAAGGTGCAAGCTCAGTTAGGCATCATCCCATCTGAGGCAGCCGAAGCAATTAAGCAGGCTTGTGAAACTATCGAGATTGACTGGCAACGCTTGTCTGCCGACACCGAATCGGTAGGAATGGCAATCAAGCCCCTGATCGACCAAGTGTGTGAGCATGGCGATGACCAGGTTAAACAATATTTGCACTGGGGATGCACTACTCAAGATTTACTTGATACCAGTTTAGCCATGCGATTAAAGCAAAGCTTAACCATTATTCGTAGGCAGTTACATGAGTTAGGTGAACAATTAAAGTCTATGGCTATAGAGCATAAAGACACTGTTTGTGTCGCTCGCACTAACTCGATGGATGCATTACCAACGACTTGGGGGCTACAAGTTAGCTCCTATCTGCAAGAAATCAGCCGTCATATTGTTCGTCTTGATGCCTTGCATAGTCGCGCAACCACTGGCATGTATGGTGGTGCGGTTGGTAACCTTTCTTCTATTGGTTCTCAAGGGTTATCGGTTCGAAAAGCTTTGTTTATAGAGTTGGAATTAACTCAACCGCAAGGCCTTAATAATGGAAGTCTAGATAACATTGTGGAAGTCGTGCAATTTTTTGCTTTAATCCATGGTTCGCTTTGCCGTATAGCAAATGATGTTGAAACTATGGGTCGTGCTTCGATTGCAGAGCTGCGCGAAGGTGAAGGTGGTGGTGGCTCAAGCACCATGCCTCATAAAGCAAACCCAAGAGCAAGCAATATAATCCAAACGCTTTCTCGTATGGGATGGATGTATGCCAGCAGTGCTCCCAATATGATGGATCAACAGGATTTACGTGCCGCCTCAATGCGCATGCTCAATTGGAGCTTAGTACCTGAATCTGCATTAACCGTTTCTACCAGTCTCGAACGAGCAATACGTCTTATCAAGCACTTAATCGTCAACGAACAAACGATGAAAGATAATTTTGCTGCCTCCCGCAACTTCATCATGTCTGAAGCGGTCATGATGACATTAGCGAAAAAAGTCGGTCGTAATAACAGCTATTTAGCACTAAAAGATGCGGTGGCTCAAGCTGCAACAACCGACTCACTCGAACAAGCCCTAAGAGCTACGTCTTCTATCTCGGATATCTTGACCGACCAAGAAATCGCAGAAGCGTGTAATCCACAGAACTATCTTGGCTGCAATCAAGAATTAATCCAAGAAGCGATTCAACAATTTGAACAAGTGGCACCATAA
- the dhaR gene encoding dihydroxyacetone kinase operon transcriptional regulator DhaR, with the protein MLLIEDTKTKWAFFQKHHWVSPEFSRTPVLESWERCIKQCSPYTWSKPHIASGFTFSSLMKRNEHLIECATTVLEDTYDMLGDEDLLLMVTDGNGCVLSVVGHHSMQQEMQALGIKQGCFLSEGKIGTNAVNLCISTHIPSEVFAAEHFNRHLHSYASVAAPVFDQFGKLRGTTCLLKKAESYKKENLVIIASSAKEVSLQIHIQSEQENINRLTCAHNATLECMDDGLLAWDEESRITMVNHQSERLLNIEASQILDKEVFSVLRFPPNVLNSLESGASINRKLTTVEVRGEFVEAIITLRPLNDGTHLLFLHPIDKIRELAQQQIGGSARYTFSTLPVISRKMKHVITVAKRAIKSKSPILITGEEGVGKATLAMAIHNESTYKEGPIITLNCRSINTEQLVKETLGYDEGQGMPSKFELAHGGTLFLEKVEYLSPDLQAVLLKLLKTGLVSRSDSLRLIPVDFQLITSTASEISEYVTQRSFGRQLYYEISSNELHIPPLRKRKEDIEFLVQQLISHYERRHNVTISIEPVALEALMNFRWSGNNSELRNRTERILLNRSSNLIKLNDIPEDIKLNSRHTAENTPVITLEEAERRAIVQAWNQCDGKMHDMAKALQIGRTTLWRKINKFGLQEQMKLY; encoded by the coding sequence GTGGGAGCGTTGCATAAAGCAATGCAGTCCTTACACCTGGTCAAAGCCACATATTGCCTCTGGATTTACCTTCTCATCTCTGATGAAACGCAACGAGCACCTCATCGAATGCGCCACGACCGTACTTGAAGACACTTACGACATGCTAGGAGACGAAGACCTGCTATTGATGGTAACTGACGGCAACGGCTGCGTTCTTTCCGTTGTGGGACATCACTCTATGCAGCAAGAGATGCAGGCGCTCGGCATTAAACAAGGCTGTTTTCTATCTGAAGGAAAAATTGGCACAAATGCGGTCAATCTCTGTATTAGTACTCATATCCCGAGTGAAGTTTTCGCAGCAGAACATTTCAATCGCCACTTACATTCTTATGCCTCTGTAGCAGCACCTGTTTTCGACCAATTTGGCAAGTTACGCGGCACAACATGCCTTCTCAAAAAAGCAGAGAGCTATAAGAAAGAAAACTTAGTCATCATCGCGTCGAGCGCGAAAGAAGTCAGTTTGCAAATCCATATTCAGTCGGAACAAGAAAACATTAACCGCCTCACTTGTGCGCACAACGCAACGTTAGAATGCATGGATGATGGCCTTCTGGCCTGGGATGAAGAAAGCCGTATTACCATGGTAAATCATCAATCAGAGCGTTTGTTAAACATTGAAGCCAGTCAGATTTTGGATAAAGAAGTCTTTTCTGTTTTACGTTTCCCGCCGAATGTCCTCAATAGTCTTGAGTCGGGTGCAAGCATCAACCGCAAGCTCACAACGGTAGAGGTTCGTGGCGAGTTTGTTGAAGCGATCATTACCTTGCGTCCACTCAACGACGGCACGCACTTATTGTTTTTGCACCCCATCGATAAAATTCGCGAACTTGCTCAACAACAAATAGGTGGCAGTGCGCGCTATACATTCAGCACTTTGCCTGTTATTTCACGAAAAATGAAGCACGTCATTACCGTGGCAAAACGGGCCATAAAGTCCAAATCACCGATTCTAATTACAGGTGAAGAAGGTGTAGGAAAAGCCACTCTCGCCATGGCGATTCATAACGAAAGCACCTACAAAGAAGGGCCGATCATTACGCTCAACTGCCGCTCCATCAATACAGAGCAACTGGTCAAAGAAACCCTGGGATACGACGAGGGGCAAGGCATGCCCTCTAAGTTTGAACTCGCCCATGGCGGCACGCTCTTTTTGGAAAAGGTGGAATATCTGTCACCCGATTTACAAGCCGTGCTACTTAAGTTGTTAAAAACTGGGCTCGTCAGCCGCAGCGACAGTTTGCGATTGATCCCCGTAGACTTTCAACTTATTACGAGCACCGCTTCAGAGATCAGCGAGTATGTCACTCAGCGCTCATTTGGTCGGCAACTTTATTATGAAATCTCCTCGAACGAACTGCATATTCCGCCACTACGAAAGCGTAAAGAAGACATTGAATTTCTCGTCCAGCAGCTTATCAGCCATTATGAACGCCGCCACAATGTGACGATCTCGATAGAGCCAGTCGCACTGGAAGCGTTGATGAATTTTCGTTGGTCAGGCAACAACTCTGAATTAAGAAACCGAACTGAGCGAATTTTGCTGAACCGCAGTTCCAACTTAATCAAGCTGAACGATATTCCTGAAGACATTAAACTGAATTCTCGCCATACCGCAGAAAATACGCCAGTAATCACGTTAGAAGAAGCCGAGAGAAGAGCTATCGTTCAGGCTTGGAATCAGTGTGATGGCAAAATGCATGATATGGCGAAAGCATTGCAAATTGGCCGCACGACCTTATGGAGAAAAATTAATAAGTTTGGGCTGCAGGAGCAAATGAAGCTGTATTAA
- a CDS encoding glycerol dehydrogenase: MDKIIISPSKYVQGEQVLTSIAHYVKTLGERPLVIADEFVTNLVGDDVKQSFADEKLPLTMNIFGGECSRVEIERITDICATQKHDVIVGIGGGKTLDTAKAVAFYTKIPVVVVPTIASTDAPTSALAVIYTPEGEFAEYLMIPKNPDMVIMDTSVIAKAPVRLLVSGMGDALSTYFEARANMTSGKATMAGGLATRSAQALAKLCYETLLEDGVKAKAAVENGVSTKAVENIIEANTYLSGIGFESSGLAGAHAIHNGLTKLEECHHLYHGEKVAFGTLVQLVLENAAMEEINTVLAFCRSVGLPTNLFDMGVKELNHDKLREVAEASTAEGETIHNMPFPVTAENVYSAILTAHQLGQ; this comes from the coding sequence ATGGACAAAATTATTATCAGCCCAAGCAAATACGTCCAAGGTGAACAAGTACTTACATCTATCGCTCACTATGTGAAAACATTAGGTGAACGTCCGTTAGTCATTGCCGATGAGTTCGTGACTAACCTGGTTGGTGATGACGTCAAACAAAGCTTTGCTGACGAAAAGCTTCCACTCACTATGAACATTTTTGGTGGCGAATGTTCACGCGTTGAGATTGAACGCATCACGGACATTTGTGCCACTCAAAAACACGATGTCATTGTCGGTATTGGTGGCGGTAAAACCTTAGATACAGCTAAGGCCGTTGCGTTTTACACCAAAATTCCTGTCGTGGTGGTTCCTACGATTGCCTCGACTGATGCGCCAACCTCTGCTCTTGCGGTGATATACACACCTGAAGGTGAGTTTGCAGAATATTTGATGATCCCTAAAAATCCAGACATGGTCATCATGGATACATCAGTCATCGCCAAAGCCCCTGTTCGCCTACTGGTATCGGGGATGGGCGATGCGCTCTCCACCTACTTTGAAGCTCGTGCCAACATGACCTCTGGTAAGGCAACAATGGCAGGTGGTTTAGCGACGCGTTCAGCGCAAGCTCTTGCGAAGCTCTGTTATGAAACCTTGCTTGAAGATGGTGTAAAAGCAAAAGCTGCGGTAGAAAATGGTGTGAGCACCAAAGCGGTAGAAAATATTATTGAAGCCAATACATACCTAAGCGGTATAGGTTTTGAAAGCAGTGGCCTAGCAGGCGCTCACGCTATTCATAACGGCCTAACCAAGCTCGAAGAGTGTCACCATCTCTATCATGGTGAGAAAGTCGCGTTCGGCACACTTGTTCAACTGGTGCTAGAAAACGCAGCGATGGAAGAGATTAATACGGTTCTCGCCTTCTGCCGATCGGTAGGTCTACCAACCAACTTATTTGATATGGGCGTTAAAGAGCTTAATCACGATAAATTGCGCGAGGTCGCCGAAGCTTCAACGGCCGAGGGAGAAACCATCCACAATATGCCATTCCCAGTGACGGCAGAAAATGTCTACTCTGCAATTCTAACCGCTCATCAACTGGGCCAATAA
- the dhaL gene encoding dihydroxyacetone kinase subunit DhaL: MQIEKQHIVHWLELCAKTYQENQDFLTDLDRDIGDADHGLNMNRGFKKVAEKLPQFADQNIGSILKNTGMTLLSSVGGASGPLYGTLFIRTAAAVGTREQLTFEELVDALKSGVDGVVSRGKAELGDKTMCDVWLPVLVSVKASLENGMSADHLLNEMVELAETNAVATIEMLAKKGRASYLGERSIGHQDPGATSSLLMIKALQQAIAGN, encoded by the coding sequence ATGCAAATTGAAAAACAACATATCGTTCACTGGTTAGAGCTATGTGCAAAAACGTATCAAGAGAATCAAGATTTTCTGACCGACCTTGATCGTGATATTGGTGACGCAGACCATGGTCTCAATATGAACCGAGGCTTTAAAAAAGTCGCGGAAAAACTGCCGCAATTTGCGGACCAAAATATCGGCAGCATTCTCAAGAATACGGGCATGACCTTGCTTTCTAGTGTCGGTGGGGCAAGTGGCCCGCTGTATGGCACGCTGTTTATTCGCACGGCTGCCGCTGTCGGAACTCGAGAGCAACTAACGTTTGAAGAGTTGGTTGATGCACTAAAAAGCGGTGTGGATGGCGTGGTGTCTCGTGGTAAAGCGGAACTGGGTGATAAAACCATGTGTGATGTTTGGTTACCCGTTTTAGTTAGCGTGAAGGCGTCGTTAGAAAATGGCATGAGCGCTGACCATTTATTGAATGAAATGGTTGAGCTAGCAGAAACGAACGCGGTTGCCACGATTGAAATGTTGGCGAAAAAAGGGCGAGCAAGCTATTTAGGTGAACGTAGTATTGGTCACCAAGACCCCGGCGCAACCTCTTCTTTGTTAATGATTAAAGCACTACAGCAGGCAATAGCAGGTAATTAA